Genomic DNA from Perognathus longimembris pacificus isolate PPM17 chromosome 6, ASM2315922v1, whole genome shotgun sequence:
ttttttatcttAGGAACCCTGGGGCTGTTTAACTAAGACATTTATGATGCACTAAAGTTACTGTGAGACTATTAAATAGTTAGCATTAAGTGCACATGAATTTATGGTTCTATAAATGTCCTCTTGAACTGTTTAAGATATAGTTCTCCCGGAAACCTAGCTGACAAATTCAAACCCAGTTTCACACtgccaaattattatttttccatcatAAAGCAGCACTTTTTTTCTTCACTGATTTAAGCTAATGAGCTTGACCATTACACAGAAAAGTTGGTTAATATTTATTGCATACCTTCACCAGAGACTTTGACTATAgtagaaagaaagataaatatgGCCCCCTACTCTTGTGTGGAGTAAGAAATATTAGATCTCATTGTATAACGACATGCAGTGCTATgaaggtgggggtgggaatgGGTGGCCAGCATTGTGGCCTGGACAGGGAGGAAGCGTCAGACAATATTCCTCTGGAATATTGAGGATGGGACTTTAAAGTTGGtctgaaagaaatgaaagggacATTTGGGAAAGAACAGATATTGGTGTACATAGAGCACTACTCTGTACAAATACAGAACATTCAAGGATCTGGAATGCTCCAGCGCTGCAAGAGAAAGAAGCCAAAGTGTGTAAGAATGACAAAAATGGATGACTCATGAGCTATACTCTGTCTTTTAGTCTATTTTTTgtttctataacaaaatactgGAGGTGGGCCACTTTATAAGGAAATGATGTGCAGTTAGCCCACTGTTGTAGGCTATTCAATATTAATGACTGTCTCTTCTGCCTCTGGTGAGAACCCCCTTAGCTGTGTCTCAATGCAGCAGAGAAAATGCAAGCAGAAAGGATAAAATTTGTGGGACACTCTGCTCAAAATCAAAGAAGCGGttacaaaacattttataaaacataatttaGTGTCTACATTTTCAGAGCAACTCTCACAAGCTGAATTTCTCATAAatattgtgtgtgcatgcacatgtacatgctagtactaggacttgaactcagggcactttcTCTTATATttgtcactcaagactggtgctttaccacttgagttctacttctggactttcgttggttaattgaagagaagaatctcacaggctggctttgaactgtggtcctcagatttcaacctcctgcatacctaggattataggcacgagcctcTACTGCTTCATTTGAATTTCTCATaactatgaatgaatgaatttcctTGATCAGTGACTGTGACTAGCCTAGGTGAGGAAAATTTCTTATCTGTGACACTGTTGCAGGTCTTCATAATATTTTGAAACTTCAgctcactttggcttttttttaacaTCTAAATCTTTATTAATGTGagtttttaaaaacaagcatCCATAGCAACGGGTGAGGTGAGTTTGTGGGATGAGGAGAGGGCAGAAGAAGGAATTCTTCTCTACTGGTAGTAAAGTTCCAGGTTCATTTCATCATGGATTTCATAATCCCACAGAGACACATGGTCCTTGAAAATTGGGTACCATTTTTTAAGGACAATCTTGTTCCAACAGGTGCCAGTTTGGGCAGTGATCAGGTTCTTAAGGTCCCCGATGGTGTCATTGGTGTTGCACTTAAAGTGAACTTTCTTCCCCAGGCGGTTGTTGCAAACAACCTTGATCATCCTGGCAGGAGCTTTCACCTCAAATCTCCTCGAGCCTTCTCCCAAGGGAACAACCTCCTCACTGGgtcactttggcttttttcctcaagttttTCCGTGCCTTTGAATAGCAAATCACTTCATTTGAACCCTGTGTTCTAGAGGAAAGATGTGATCCACCATTACTtcacaaataacaacaaataaaatgacTTCACTGGCTCCTAAAAAACATGATTCTATctcatattattttattgttttagttttattgCCTACCACTCCAATAAAATGCTTTTGTatgcttgctttttaaaatattgctcAGTCTTATCTTTGTACTTCCCTATTTCCTGTTTGCCAACCTCAAATAGTCCAGTTGAGTGTATAGCCATCTCAAGAAAGATCCACCAGTGCCTAGACACATAACCCACAACACCCATCTCCATGTGCTGCAGATTCATTCAGAGAAAGCATGTTATTGGAACAACACAAGTTAGAGTTGTACAAACACTAGATCACCTTTGTGATGGCATAAACAGTGAAATGTTACTCTATCACCAGGAAGCACTTGCTCCTGTTGCAATTCACTCCTTTATTTGTAAATGCAgcaagggtggggggagggggagagtttGCCAAAATCAGCaaagtctattaaaaaaaaaaaaagtctggctagttgcctctgaattttttttctgaccAGCTTCTGAAGTTTTTGTTCCCAGTGATCACACAGGATCTGGGTGCAGCCTGTGGGCTAGGAATCCCAGGAGCCACAGCAGACTGAATCCACAGCAGCAAAGCCCCTTGATCTCATCTCTTGTAATGTAAATGCATTTCATCAATGCATAATACATTCTCATCTCACTGAGCTATAGAAAAATGAACTTTGCAGGAGAAAGCATGATCTGGAATTGCCTTGATCGAATCATAGTAATGTCCTTAGACCAGCAGTAAGTACCATCTTAAGAACAACTTCCTCAAAAAAGCCACCAGCAAAGGGCTTTTCTAGTCAAAATGTGAGTGAGAGAGGCCAGGACACCTCGGGTTAGGAGCTATATATAACTCAGAGACCCTGCAGCCCTGGGACTACTCCTTCCACAGGAATCCCCACACAGTGCTGACGAAGGTGGCCGATGGAGGCCAGCTTCCCAGGAGGATCTCAACTGATCTGTAAACAGAACATGCGGTCTTCTTTACAAGGACAGTCACCAGTGCAGAATTCAGTTCCCTACTTAGCAGAAAGTATTCACACTGCACATTTTTCAGGGCAAACAGAGTGGCCAAAGCCTATTCAGTTAACAAAAACATGCACTTATATGTCACTGAGATTTAGGCAGGAGACTCCTTAGCCACTGTCTTTAACCATCTGGCAGACCTTCACAGAGAGCCTCGAACAGGCAAAGATTTCCAGGATTCATTGATGAGGAAAGTTTAACAAACTAAAAAGAACTCTGTTTAAACATGTTATAAAGATATCAGAGTCAATAATTCATGCTGAAATCACTCAATCCTGCTGGCTATACATAGATGATCCCTTCACAGCACAAATGCGCAGCATACATCAAAAGGATCAATAAAATTAGACTGCTGGAATGTTTAAAAGCAGAGCCCTAACTTCATTGCTTCCTCTCCCAGAAATGCACCAGTGCTGAGATAGAGAACCAGGGAACCTCACTACCAGGGGTTAGACATGGGATACCAAGAGCTGGAAAGGGCAACAACAGCACAGGCTGGTGGTGCCTCACACACCTGCCAGTGCTTTAGGGGAGCTCGGTGTCTGGGCTTTAGCTACCCCAGCATTCAGGGCTGAGAAAACATCAGAAAACAGTTGTAGAAAGTCTTTTCTGTCCAGTAACAAGGCAGAGCACAAAGGGGGGACAGCCCCAATTCTCCCTGATCAGACTAAACACAGGTCAAAGATGGAAATCACAGATATATAGGACATAAGCAAGTTACCTAGCAGGTTATCGTTGAGAACTAAGAGATTTTCTTAAATATGCCTTTGCTTATATTCTCTTGAAATCATTAATAGAGGCTTTCAAAAAGGacacaggaaataaaacaaacccTTACACATTGTTGATTAGAACACAAAGTAGTGCAAACACGATAGAAATCAgtatcaaaaactaaaaatagaactaccctaCCATCCTGTGATACCACGTTTGGGCATTTATCTGCAGGAATGTAAGTAAGGATATAATAAAAGTGCATGCAGCAAAGCCATGTacattgcagcactgttcacaacagccaaCCTATGGAAATAGCCTAGATAACCTACAACCGAAGAACAGATCAAAATATGTGAGCTATACATATAATAGAGTAGTACtcagtcataaagaaaaatgaaggtatgTGATTTTCAGGAATGGATCTGTAAACTAccaaattaagtgaagtaagccaaattcAGAAGGGCAAAAGTCATATGTTGTCTTTCATAAGTGGGTGCTACACTTAAAAGATCACACATAGGATcatttatgtgtgtgcatatttgtgatatatatatatatatacgagACACATAATATTATACACATTGTGTATAAAACTTATATactgtatgtaatatataaaatacatatgcatacatccaGACTATAGTATATTAATGGGTGAGACACCATGGTGAAGCCTCTTGGAACAGTTAGTAtgcacttgagcaaaaataaaaaatttggaaGTTGAAACATGTAATCTCTGGGGCATAAGTGCTAGAGGGAGTGGGGAAATTAAATAGAAAAGGTAAAGAAGGATGAACCTGATCAAAATATTTCatgttgccaggcaccagtggctcacacctgtaattctagttactccagaggctgagatctgagaatcatgatttaaagccatcccaggcagaaaagactgtgagactcttctctccaattaactaccagaaaagctggaagtggagctgtggttcagtggtaaagcactcatcttgagcaaaatctcagggacagcatctaggccctaagttcaagccccaggactggcactaaatatATCAGATGTGtaaaaagtagaacaatgaaGCTTCCTGAGACTGGtctgagaaaggagaggaagagaagggaaaataatAAGGAGATGACTTTGATCGCCATGCACTGTATGAATAAAAGGATATGTTACAATGTAACCCTTTGAACAactgataataataatgaaaatgacataataatagTACATATTTATAGAGTGCAGTGTGAAAATTTAATGTACATATACAATGTGTAAGCACAGAATCAAAATAATTAATACTTCCAACTCTAGAATTTATCCTTTCTCTATGTTGGGAATCTTTGAACTCCTTTCATCTGTTTCttataaaaatatagtaaattGATGTGAATTACAGCCACTGACCATGCTGTAGAACACTGGAACTTTTTCCTCATTCCTAAGTATATTTTGGTACCTGTTGTCCATCCCTTCTATGTCAccttcctcctctgctttctaGTCCTAGTGActttccttctactttttttAATAGAAGCTTTAACTGGCTGCTGGggccagacatggtggcacacatctataattccaGAGGAGCAGAGGTGTGAGGATCATGAGATCAGTGCCAAGGTGGGCTTGTTCATACTGAGACTCTTTCACATAATTAGTTAACCCAACAAATGGCTATTGgggtacatattttaaaataaaattaaatgtttgtttttccaaGTAAATGACTGATTTTTACTGAGGATTGAAtctgttttctcctttttggAAGTACCATCCCTGGGATTTCTGTGCACACCAAGGTCTTCCTCTCTGAGGAAgtccactgagactcttatcttcaattaaccatcaaaaagccagaaatagacccatggatcaagaggtagagtgccagccttgagtgaaaaagctaagggacactgtccaggcactgagttcaagcccagtaccaacacatgtgcacacacacacacacacacacacacacacacacacactattagtGTGTGCTAAAAATCCCTCATAAATGTAAAAGACCATCTGAATAATCCAGCTAGAAGTCTATTTTAGTATCAAACTAAAGTTTTGATTCAAACTGAAGTAGGGTTCAGTTGCACTGATTGATAAACACTATCCATCCCATGACCCTGGATGTGCAAGGTGAGACTTGTAATATTCTTGAATCAGCAGAAGCCCTTTGCCAGCCCTGAGCTCAGTCCCAAGCTCCCCTCTTTTATACATATGTCCCTACAGTTAGCCTACAGattttattttaacatgttttAATCACATAGTATCTTCCTGTGACTGAAATTTGCAGGTGAAAGTTGTTACCTGGAACAATTGATGTGCATTCATTACAACCACATGTTACTATCTTTAGAAAACTTGCAGGCCATTATTTTAAATTCAAGTGATTACAGTCTAAATTTCAGAATTCTCTTTGCTGAGGCAAAAGACACATGGGGTGAGCATTCCTAAGTTGAAAATCTGAAATGCTCTTAATCCAAAACTTTTTAAGCATTGAAATGACAcccaagtggaaaattccacaccaTGAAAATTTGTTTCatgtaaaaatttatttaaaatattgtataaacTTACCTTTAGGCTATATGAGAGGTATATGGGAAATACGATATAGAaaagatacacatatacacacacacacacacaaaagaattttGTATTTAGACTTGGGTTCAATTGCCAAAATATCTTACTATGTATTTTCAAATACTCTaaaatctgaaggaaaaaaaacccttcaaaatACTTCTGATCTAAAAGACCATTGAACTAGAATATTCCTGGTCAAGGATGctgttttcttccttatttttaatcCTGTGGtactacaaaatatattttattaaaagcaAGCCTTTTGGAAGCCTCTGAGCCCTAAGCTTATTATAGAAGGGTCTCTGTGAAGATTGTGCAGCTTTtcagcaggaaagaagaaaaaggctcCCTGAACCATGCAAGGGACCCAGCAGCTTCCAGTCACAGGCCTGGCAAAGAGTACACGGGTGTGCTTGGGTTTGGCGCCAGAAGCAGAGGCTGCCAATTGTACTATGCAGGGCTTAATTAAGTAATAGTTTTATGAGGTAGACGGCAATAGCCTGGGGGCAACTCAAGGCCTCAGGATTTATAGAGCTGTAATTGCAAACTGATAGTCTCAGCATGCACACAAAAGAGCCCATGATATTGGAAAGTTAATGTTGCAAGAGTAAAAGTCACACTCTTTCATGGTAAAGCAAGGTGCCCATGCCCCTAGGGGCTCTGCTCCATAAAACACCAGCTCGTCCAACCGGAGCACAGGTGACACCAGCAGGTGACacatggaaggaaagatggacCAATGCCGCTAAAGCATGTTTAAGAAATGCCTAATCATCAAAAGCAAGTAGAGGAAAAAATATGGAAGATAAAGCTACCTTCATCAGGAATATCAAGGGGATTTTAGTGgagacaagacaaaaaaatatatGGTAAGTCAGGCAGGAAATGGATGAGCTAAATTTCTAGAAGCCAACCAAAGACAGCCACTACCTTTAAGAACCATTGCAATTTCACCTTTCCACCAACAAGATAAATGGGAGGAAGTAATTTGTTCCAGGCAACTGATGAGGAGTGATTCGTCTCAGGTTCACCATGTCTAATTGTGGGGAATGTTTCTGATCACAGATTTTGAAACACAGAAAATGCTCCACTGAAAAGTCAGAGTCACACTTGTTGACTTACAGGTCTACCAGTTGTAGGCCATGCATGGAACAGAAAGTCCACTAGGATTTGGAAATTTGTCTTTTGATGTTATATATTTCATCTTCCATGTCATCCCACTGGGTCATTCTCTCTACAAGACCTCAGGAAAAATGATGAAACTTAAATAGCATATATGATTGCAATATGTGTGAAAGATGAAGATGTTCTTTTTATTAACCTGCAACATTGTGACTGGATTCAAAGGAAACATATAAAAACACAGGACAGATGTATAAGGAAAAGATTCAGTGGGGCTTATATGCTTAAATCAGTGTGACTGGGTGAAGATCTTGAAAGAGTTGATGAGTAGTGAAGAAAATTCCCAATCATCCAATTTGTTCAAGGCCATGTCATCAATCCTGACATCAAGGATCAAAGGCACCTCTGCCCCCAATAACTTTTTACCTTACACTGGGCCCTATCACTTAAAAGATACACCACCTATCCAAAGTGCCACAGGCTAGGGGTCAGGTCTACAACACCTGGGCCCTTGAGGAACACTTTAGCTCCAAACCACACATTCTTTTATCTCTATCAATGgcaggattttctttttatttggcccAATGACCCACCAGgatacatgcgcacacacacacacacacacacacacacacacacacacacacacacacactctccccaAACCTCCAAGTTTTCTCAGTCTTCATTGGTCTTAGGCAATCGATGGGTCACTATTTTTAACTTGGGAGATGGGATAACATTTGTATCCTAGC
This window encodes:
- the LOC125352266 gene encoding ubiquitin-like protein 5, with product MIKVVCNNRLGKKVHFKCNTNDTIGDLKNLITAQTGTCWNKIVLKKWYPIFKDHVSLWDYEIHDEMNLELYYQ